Proteins encoded together in one uncultured Flavobacterium sp. window:
- a CDS encoding DUF6691 family protein: MNNLENKNTDTEGINGSQLKDSGFSNLKYLIVGIFFGIVFVKAEIISWFRIQEMFQLQSFFMYGVIGSAVVVGIISVWLIKKFNIKTIQGEKIEIQPKTFSKGQIYGGLLFGFGWAITGACPGPLFAQIGTGVTVIVVTLVSAIAGTWVYGFFKDKLPH, translated from the coding sequence ATGAATAATTTAGAAAATAAAAATACTGATACAGAAGGAATCAACGGAAGTCAATTGAAAGATTCGGGATTCTCAAACCTGAAATATCTTATTGTTGGAATCTTCTTTGGAATTGTATTCGTAAAAGCAGAAATCATTAGCTGGTTTCGCATTCAAGAAATGTTTCAATTGCAATCTTTCTTTATGTATGGCGTAATTGGAAGCGCAGTTGTAGTTGGAATTATCTCTGTCTGGCTGATTAAAAAATTTAATATTAAAACGATTCAAGGCGAAAAAATCGAAATTCAGCCTAAAACTTTTAGCAAAGGACAAATCTACGGCGGATTATTGTTCGGTTTTGGCTGGGCAATTACCGGAGCTTGTCCTGGACCATTGTTCGCTCAAATAGGAACTGGAGTTACTGTAATTGTTGTGACTCTTGTAAGTGCTATTGCAGGAACCTGGGTTTATGGTTTCTTTAAAGATAAATTGCCTCATTAA
- a CDS encoding MBL fold metallo-hydrolase produces MKIEQIYTGCLAQGAYYITSNGEAAIIDPLREIQPYLDRLERDAVKLKYIFETHFHADFVSGHIDLSKETQAPIVYGPNAACEFDCISAKDGQEFKVGNITIKALHTPGHTMESTTYLLIDENGKDHAIFSGDTLFIGDVGRPDLAQKAAGMTQDQLAGILFHSLRDKIMTLADDVIVYPAHGAGSACGKNMSKETVSTIGNQKATNYALRANMTEAEFITEVTDGLLPPPAYFSMNVAMNKGGYESFESVLHNGMKAITAEDFEAVAEETGALILDTRKSGDFYEGFIPQSINIGINGDFAPWVGTLVANVKQPIILVTENGLEEETVTRLSRVGFDSIIGHLEGGFEAWQKAGFEVDTVNRISADQFASEFKPNENKVIDIRKETEYSAEHIDEAYNKPLAFINDWVKDINPNEHFYLHCAGGYRSMIAASILQARGFRNFTEIEGGFGAISKTNIPKSDFICQSKVLKA; encoded by the coding sequence ATGAAAATAGAACAAATTTACACCGGATGTTTAGCGCAAGGTGCATATTATATAACTTCAAACGGCGAAGCGGCCATTATTGATCCACTTAGAGAAATTCAGCCTTATTTAGATCGTTTAGAACGTGATGCCGTTAAATTGAAATACATTTTTGAAACGCATTTTCACGCTGATTTCGTTTCAGGTCATATCGATTTGAGCAAAGAAACTCAGGCACCAATTGTTTACGGACCAAATGCGGCTTGCGAATTCGATTGCATTTCTGCCAAAGACGGACAAGAATTCAAAGTTGGAAATATTACTATAAAAGCGTTGCATACTCCGGGACATACTATGGAAAGTACAACATATTTGTTGATTGACGAGAACGGAAAAGATCACGCTATTTTCTCTGGAGATACTTTGTTTATTGGTGATGTTGGTCGTCCTGATTTAGCTCAAAAAGCAGCAGGAATGACACAAGATCAATTGGCTGGAATTTTATTTCACTCTTTAAGAGATAAAATCATGACTCTGGCTGATGATGTAATCGTTTATCCGGCGCATGGTGCAGGAAGCGCTTGCGGAAAAAACATGAGCAAAGAAACAGTTTCGACTATCGGAAATCAAAAAGCTACTAATTATGCTTTGCGCGCGAATATGACCGAAGCTGAATTCATCACCGAAGTTACTGACGGATTATTACCTCCTCCAGCTTATTTCAGTATGAATGTGGCAATGAATAAAGGCGGTTACGAAAGTTTCGAATCGGTTTTGCATAACGGAATGAAAGCAATTACAGCAGAAGATTTTGAGGCTGTAGCCGAAGAAACCGGAGCTTTGATTCTGGATACCAGAAAAAGTGGTGACTTTTATGAAGGATTTATCCCACAATCTATTAATATAGGTATCAACGGAGATTTTGCTCCCTGGGTTGGAACTTTGGTTGCTAATGTAAAACAGCCTATTATATTAGTGACAGAAAATGGTCTTGAGGAAGAAACCGTAACACGTTTAAGCCGTGTTGGTTTCGACTCAATTATCGGACATCTTGAAGGTGGCTTTGAAGCTTGGCAAAAAGCAGGTTTTGAAGTTGATACGGTAAACCGAATTTCTGCAGACCAATTTGCATCGGAGTTTAAACCTAATGAAAATAAGGTAATCGACATTCGCAAAGAAACAGAATACAGCGCCGAACATATTGACGAAGCTTACAACAAACCTTTGGCCTTTATCAATGATTGGGTAAAAGATATTAACCCAAACGAGCATTTTTATTTGCATTGTGCAGGCGGATATCGCAGTATGATTGCAGCTTCGATCTTGCAAGCTCGTGGTTTTAGAAACTTTACCGAAATTGAAGGTGGTTTTGGAGCGATTTCAAAAACCAATATTCCAAAATCAGATTTCATTTGTCAGAGTAAGGTTTTGAAAGCATAA
- a CDS encoding YeeE/YedE thiosulfate transporter family protein: MLEIIKEPWPWYVSGPLIGLTVPILLIIGNKSFGISSSLRHICAACIPANISFFKYDWKKESWNLFFVFGIFLGGMIAAYFLANPNPVQITPELSEQLATYGITDHSGLLPKELFSWESLFTLRGFIMIVVGGFLVGFGTRYAGGCTSGHAIMGISNLQWPSLVATICFMIGGFIMANLILPYILSL, translated from the coding sequence ATACTAGAAATTATAAAAGAACCTTGGCCTTGGTACGTTTCAGGTCCGTTAATTGGGCTGACAGTTCCTATATTATTAATTATCGGAAACAAATCATTCGGGATTAGTTCGTCATTGCGACATATTTGCGCTGCATGTATTCCGGCAAATATTTCATTCTTTAAATACGATTGGAAAAAAGAAAGCTGGAATTTATTCTTCGTTTTCGGAATTTTCCTTGGCGGAATGATCGCAGCTTACTTTTTAGCCAACCCAAATCCGGTTCAAATTACTCCTGAACTTTCAGAGCAATTAGCCACTTACGGAATTACAGATCATTCAGGTTTATTGCCAAAAGAATTATTCTCGTGGGAAAGTTTATTCACACTTCGCGGTTTTATTATGATTGTTGTTGGTGGATTTCTTGTTGGTTTTGGAACTCGTTATGCGGGAGGATGTACAAGCGGACATGCAATTATGGGAATCTCAAACCTGCAATGGCCTTCTTTAGTAGCTACAATCTGTTTTATGATTGGTGGTTTTATTATGGCAAACCTGATTCTTCCTTATATTCTTTCACTTTAA
- a CDS encoding GNAT family N-acetyltransferase codes for MSNTTEQLVLRKADISEVPVIWTIIQDAIEQRRQEGSSQWQDGYPNELSITNDIKNGYGYVLTENETILSYSAIIFDKEPAYEDIEGKWLTNGDYGVVHRVAVSKLAKGKGIATKLFKSIEGLCLEKHIHSIKVDTNFDNVPMLKILDKLNYTYCGEVYFRGAARKAFEKRLI; via the coding sequence ATGAGCAACACAACAGAACAATTAGTATTAAGAAAAGCTGATATTTCAGAAGTTCCTGTTATCTGGACTATCATACAAGATGCTATCGAACAAAGGCGTCAAGAAGGAAGTTCGCAATGGCAAGATGGTTATCCTAATGAACTTTCGATCACTAACGATATAAAAAATGGTTACGGATATGTACTTACAGAAAACGAAACTATTTTATCTTATTCAGCCATTATATTCGACAAGGAACCAGCTTACGAAGATATAGAAGGTAAATGGCTAACCAACGGAGATTATGGTGTCGTACATCGCGTAGCCGTATCAAAATTGGCAAAAGGCAAAGGCATAGCAACAAAACTTTTTAAAAGTATAGAAGGTTTATGCCTCGAAAAGCATATACATAGCATAAAAGTAGATACTAATTTTGACAACGTTCCGATGTTGAAAATTTTAGACAAATTAAACTATACCTATTGTGGCGAAGTATATTTTAGAGGAGCAGCTCGAAAAGCCTTCGAAAAAAGGTTAATTTAA